One region of Anthonomus grandis grandis chromosome 22, icAntGran1.3, whole genome shotgun sequence genomic DNA includes:
- the LOC126748344 gene encoding uncharacterized protein LOC126748344 — translation MSDEEEKLVGLVSKYELLFDMSNKNYSNTEIKDNIWKQIGEQMNWPASKCKDKWKKLRDNFRKAIKARKTKSGDAAKKIRPWKLEQQMAFLLPHITERPQTSNIQTTEEETGNSSEEDSYSNISSPPPTPSTTSTSSAPKKKIQKCRQMPPNNVADVLQNYLSTKDISKKKVENNNSIRSFFLSMSEATENLPAHLQIEVKSKVFKAVNEAELAALSERQHVQSNRAEYPPYQLSSLSGTSRQHSNNFQDSVLLAIPQTSPDINHQYYSYTQPSSSSCQQTQAPQFSEDLTNLHNLDDSH, via the exons ATGTCGGACGAAGAAGAAAAGCTCGTGGGTTTAGTTTCAAAATATGAATTGTTGTTTGATATGTCAAACAAAAACTATTCTAACACTGAAATAAAAGACAATATTTGGAAGCAGATAGGAGAACAAATGAATTGGCCAG CTTCAAAATGTAAAGATAAATGGAAAAAACTAAGAGACAATTTTCGCAAAGCCATTAAAGCTCGTAAAACAAAGAGTGGGGatgctgcaaaaaaaattaggccCTGGAAGCTTGAACAACAGATGGCTTTTCTTCTTCCACACATCACTGAAAGACCTCAAACCTCAAACATACAAACAACAGAGGAAGAAACTGGTAATTCAAGTGAAGAGGATTCTTACTCCAATATTAGTTCACCACCGCCCACTCCATCGACTACATCGACCTCATCAGcccctaagaaaaaaatacagaaatgcCGTCAGATGCCCCCAAATAATGTAGCAGATGTGCTGCAAAACTACCTATCAACTAAagacataagtaaaaaaaaagtagaaaataataacTCAATAAGAAGTTTTTTCCTTAGTATGTCGGAGGCAACTGAAAATTTGCCGGCTCATCTCCAAATAGAGGTAAAATCGAAAGTTTTTAAAGCTGTCAATGAAGCTGAATTAGCAGCTTTATCTGAAAGACAACATGTACAATCAAATAGAGCTGAATATCCACCATATCAACTCTCATCTTTATCAGGAACATCTCGTCAGCAttcaaataactttcaagatTCTGTGCTGTTGGCAATACCTCAAACATCACCAGACATAAACCATCAATACTATTCCTACACTCaaccatcatcatcatcatgtCAACAGACACAGGCCCCACAATTTTCCGAGGATCTTAccaatttacataatttagatGATTCACACTAG